DNA sequence from the Cohnella herbarum genome:
CCCTGCCCGGGCTCGGCGTGTTATTCGAGATGATATGGAAAGATAGCACCGCCGCTGCCCGCAAGAAGATGGTTTCCGTGCTGCATAAGCACGTTAATCCATCTAAGGAAGCTTAAGCGAAGTCTTGGGTAGCATGAACGACCGTACCGTCTACGATCGTCGATACGACGAGCGGAATATCTCTGACTTTACGTACGACGATGACATCCGCTCTCTTGCCAAGCTCGATCGATCCTACTTTATCTGCGCGGCCTAACGCCTTTGCCGGATTAATCGTTGCCATGGCTACCGCCTTGTGCAAAGATAGCCCTTCCGATTCCAATTTGAAAATCGAATGAAGCAGCGAGGCCGGATGATAATCGGAGCATAGGATGTCCGCAACGCCTTCCAGAATTGCATCCACCGCTTTCAGGTTGCCGTCATGGGAGCCGCCCCTAACGATGTTCGGCGCTCCTAGACAGACCCCCATTCCTTTACCGTAAGCATATTGAGCGGTACCCAGGCTCAGCGGAAACTCGGATATCGAAGCTCCGAAGTCCAATGAACGCTCGACCGCCGAAGCGCTATCGTCGTCGTGGGAAGCGACGGCGATGCCTCGGCTTCGAGCCTCTGCCGTTAATGCTTTAAGCTTAGCCCAATCCACGCGGCTTCTTCTTCCTTCAAGTTCCTCGACGATCGCGGCCACTTCATCCAGACCGACGCCTTGATTTTTCATCACGTAACGTTGGAAAGCACCTGGACGATGATATTGCCCCTGCCCCGGCGCATGATCCATTAGCGACAGGTAATCGATCAATCCATCGGAGATTAACCGCTCAGCAAGCCCGAATCCGGTCAAGTGCGACACCTCGTATCGCAGATGAACGCCATGGCGGATCATCCCTCTTTCCGCGCGCATGGAAGCGATCAAGTCGATCATTTCCGCCACCAAATGCTCCCCGCGCAAGCTTAAGCCGACTCCTAGCGACAGAGAATGCAGCATCGTCGTAATTCCATGCCCCGCAAGCTTCCGTTCAAACTGCAAGAAAGCCATATCCATCGGAAATAACGTGTTCGGACGGGGCTCCACTTCCTTCTCTATCGCATCGCAGTGGATATCGATTAATCCCGGCAGCACCCAAGCTCCCTGCGCATCGATAACCCGATCTTCGTCTATTCCTTTAACCTTCTCCTTGCTTGCTACCTGTTCCATCGAGACGATAATTCCGTTCTCGATCGTCAAATCCCCTTGGCTAACGCCATCCGGACGGACGATGAATCCGCCGGTTATTCGCAAACGGTTGCCCACGAACATCCGCCCTCTTCCGCTCGAGTTTCTCTCCATTTTACAATTCCTCGCCCGAACATACAACAAAACCCGCAGCCAACAATGACCGCGGGCAGAACGATTTTAAATTTAGCCCCCCGTTACGGAGCGACTTCTAAGAACTTCAATTCAGGCATCCGTTCCATTGCGGTTCTCATCGCGTATTCGTTCTCGAATAACGCGACGTTGACGTCGTTCTTGTCTTTAACCAAGATGGAGTTGATACGGAACTTGGTCGGATCTATTTTGTCTCCGACGATCCAACGGGCGAATTGGAACTGCGTGCGGAATAACTGGATATCGACGCCATATTCGTTCTTCATCCGATACTCGAACACCTCGAATTGGAGCTGACCGACGACGCCGAGATACGTATCCTCGAACGCTCCGACGGAACGGAATACTTGCACCATGCCCTCTTCCGTTAATTGATCGAGTCCCTTCAAGTACTGCTTCTGTTTCAGCGCGTTCTTGATCGATACTTTGGAGAAGATTTCCGGAGAAAACGTCGGTAGCTCGTCGAACACGATGTCCCGTCCTTCGCTTAAGCTATCCCCGATTCGGAAAATCC
Encoded proteins:
- a CDS encoding alpha-D-ribose 1-methylphosphonate 5-triphosphate diphosphatase, yielding MERNSSGRGRMFVGNRLRITGGFIVRPDGVSQGDLTIENGIIVSMEQVASKEKVKGIDEDRVIDAQGAWVLPGLIDIHCDAIEKEVEPRPNTLFPMDMAFLQFERKLAGHGITTMLHSLSLGVGLSLRGEHLVAEMIDLIASMRAERGMIRHGVHLRYEVSHLTGFGLAERLISDGLIDYLSLMDHAPGQGQYHRPGAFQRYVMKNQGVGLDEVAAIVEELEGRRSRVDWAKLKALTAEARSRGIAVASHDDDSASAVERSLDFGASISEFPLSLGTAQYAYGKGMGVCLGAPNIVRGGSHDGNLKAVDAILEGVADILCSDYHPASLLHSIFKLESEGLSLHKAVAMATINPAKALGRADKVGSIELGKRADVIVVRKVRDIPLVVSTIVDGTVVHATQDFA
- the sspI gene encoding small acid-soluble spore protein SspI, producing the protein MELDLRQAIIQRVQGKDEAELTDVIESSIGAEEMALPGLGVLFEMIWKDSTAAARKKMVSVLHKHVNPSKEA